Proteins encoded within one genomic window of Nilaparvata lugens isolate BPH chromosome 11, ASM1435652v1, whole genome shotgun sequence:
- the LOC111053455 gene encoding uncharacterized protein LOC111053455: MDVVASFPEEVTDMVFSHLQATDLEYCCGVSQLWRRTIERFKQRQRARLKYNWQHGKYSVNCSPISIGLNIQIGLRFKEYEFEVVPVNDPCDQVFPVYMYFKDPGCSGAEVLSIINIDSNSRIKLHQLPRTSSEMSVVIVVGDSIAWLEPSAVLKHYNAELASNGSKVETFGKHDDSRTDEDFEGVEKYKSLTMDRNHIAVVSNDRFVKVWCKKSHKKIITKRCVQPKISLSDGCLIIASYIGERLEKSVKIYCTEIEIHNLQHDANNTLLHTFNLDGIVESTHSKERFIFIVFSLHNHKIQVRDKKNFTVIYSYDYNLSLKNVFDDYIVVKGLTKGEQVFSEFGIPYGWRHDYYYKILTLASGEWSTEIPSRDKNLFTVFENIAVVRSVSDKSLYVLDWKRFTKLYTLRIPEHVSDDFEVINVTEWRIIVFDSESNQFIIFKFG; this comes from the coding sequence ATGGATGTAGTTGCTTCTTTTCCTGAAGAAGTGACAGACATGGTTTTCTCCCATCTACAGGCAACTGATCTGGAATATTGTTGCGGAGTTAGCCAGCTTTGGAGGAGGACAATCGAACGCTTTAAACAGAGACAACGTGCACGGCTGAAGTATAATTGGCAACATGGAAAATACTCTGTCAATTGTTCCCCAATCAGTATTGGGTTGAATATACAGATTGGCCTGAGATTTAAGGAATACGAGTTTGAAGTAGTTCCTGTAAATGATCCTTGTGATCAGGTCTTCCCTGTATATATGTATTTTAAGGATCCCGGGTGCTCAGGCGCAGAAGTTTTatctataattaatattgattcaaACTCGAGAATTAAATTACATCAATTACCGCGAACTTCTTCTGAGATGAGTGTTGTTATTGTCGTGGGGGACTCTATAGCTTGGTTGGAACCTTCAGCTGTGCTGAAACATTACAATGCCGAACTGGCATCAAATGGTTCAAAAGTGGAAACTTTTGGAAAACATGATGATTCTCGGACTGATGAGGATTTCGAAGGTGTAGAAAAATACAAGTCTCTGACAATGGATAGGAACCACATTGCGGTTGTTTCTAACGATAGGTTTGTAAAAGTTTGGTGTAAAAAGtcacataaaaaaataattacgaAGCGCTGTGTACAACCTAAGATTTCTTTATCTGATGGTTGTCTAATCATAGCATCTTATATAGGTGAACGATTAGAAAAGtctgtaaaaatatattgtacTGAGATTGAAATTCACAACTTACAACATGATGCAAACAATACTCTTCTACACACTTTTAATCTAGATGGCATTGTTGAAAGTACACATTCAAAAGAGCGAttcatatttattgtttttagtTTGCACAACCATAAAATCCAAGTACGCGATAAAAAGAATTTTACTGTAATCTATTCTTACGATTATAATTTATCactaaaaaatgtttttgatgaTTATATAGTTGTTAAAGGTTTAACAAAAGGTGAACAGGTGTTTTCAGAATTTGGTATTCCTTATGGTTGGCGGCAtgactattattataaaatattgactCTTGCTTCTGGTGAATGGTCAACAGAAATTCCTTCTCGCGACAAAAATTTGTTCACAGTGTTTGAGAATATTGCCGTGGTTCGTAGTGTGTCGGACAAAAGTCTTTATGTTTTGGACTGGAAACGATTTACCAAACTGTACACTCTGAGAATCCCCGAGCACGTAAGTGATGACTTTGAGGTTATTAATGTGACTGAATGGAGAATTATAGTTTTCGATTCGGAATCTAATCAATTCATTATATTCAAGTTCGGGTAG